The Erythrobacter insulae genome window below encodes:
- a CDS encoding L,D-transpeptidase family protein, which yields MKKLSKVAACLLLTFLTVLPANAAPPWTVAQAETLEDWIERSSGEAIDLPEAIENDLRASIAAGESAGLDLAARNAALELMRAWRGRCCGERKPAWWHIDGALSDKQLLDGLDQALLTGTLDPFLRSIRPAHPDYSALADAFSNEADPVRRTLLAKNLARWRWLPPDLGERYLLVNIAAQKVSLWERGSMVLEWRVIVGKPATRTPVFTARVTGVVLNPWWEIPSSIAAEGIARFVRRSPKAARARGYIYQNGRYRQMPGDNNALGRMKLEMPNPYTVFLHDTSNRELFTEPKRAFSHGCIRVDRAIEFAAVLLNDREWNIAAVESQVASEKTITVPLAQPIPLYVTYFTAGPDPEGSIRFYEDIYRRDGVNLPPASAQLSTDVYGSQAVTAPVSLDTSVGAASCLS from the coding sequence ATGAAAAAACTAAGCAAGGTAGCCGCCTGTCTGCTGCTGACATTCCTCACAGTCCTGCCCGCAAATGCTGCGCCGCCGTGGACGGTGGCTCAGGCGGAAACCCTTGAGGATTGGATCGAGCGTTCTTCCGGAGAGGCGATCGACCTGCCAGAAGCAATCGAAAATGATTTGCGCGCTTCGATCGCTGCGGGCGAAAGTGCGGGGCTCGATCTGGCTGCGCGCAATGCTGCGCTTGAACTGATGCGAGCATGGCGCGGGCGATGCTGCGGGGAGCGAAAGCCAGCATGGTGGCACATCGATGGCGCGCTGTCGGACAAGCAATTGCTGGACGGGCTCGATCAAGCATTGCTCACAGGCACGCTGGATCCGTTCTTGCGCTCGATCCGACCGGCGCACCCGGACTATTCCGCTTTGGCAGACGCATTTTCGAACGAGGCCGATCCTGTTCGCCGGACGCTGCTGGCCAAGAATCTGGCTCGCTGGCGGTGGCTGCCACCCGATCTCGGAGAACGGTATTTGCTGGTCAACATTGCAGCTCAAAAAGTATCGCTATGGGAGCGCGGCTCAATGGTGCTCGAATGGCGTGTGATCGTCGGGAAGCCGGCGACGCGGACTCCGGTCTTCACAGCCAGAGTAACCGGCGTGGTGCTTAACCCATGGTGGGAAATACCCTCCAGCATCGCCGCCGAAGGGATTGCAAGATTCGTGCGGCGCAGCCCGAAAGCAGCACGCGCACGGGGCTACATCTACCAGAACGGACGGTATCGGCAGATGCCCGGCGATAACAACGCGCTGGGCCGAATGAAGCTGGAGATGCCCAATCCCTACACCGTGTTTTTGCACGACACATCGAACCGCGAATTGTTCACCGAGCCCAAGCGCGCTTTCAGTCATGGCTGCATCAGGGTTGACCGCGCGATCGAATTCGCGGCTGTGCTCTTGAACGATCGGGAATGGAATATCGCTGCGGTTGAGTCACAGGTCGCGTCTGAAAAGACCATAACGGTGCCTCTGGCGCAGCCGATACCGCTTTACGTTACCTATTTCACGGCCGGACCTGATCCCGAGGGATCAATCCGTTTTTACGAGGACATCTATCGCCGCGACGGTGTAAACCTGCCGCCTGCAAGCGCGCAGCTTTCTACGGACGTTTACGGATCGCAGGCGGTTACCGCACCGGTCAGTCTTGATACCAGTGTAGGAGCTGCATCGTGTCTGAGTTGA
- a CDS encoding zinc-dependent alcohol dehydrogenase family protein, whose protein sequence is MTRTLMINGHPRLDRDRTTMRAMQFDGGGSGLHMIERAIPEPGPDEILIEVAACGVCRTDLHILDRDIEGKIPIVPGHEIVGKVIETGEDVSRFSLGDRVGVPWLGSTCGQCRYCMTHMENLCDDPGFTGFTVDGGYATHAVARADYCIALPPGLDDAHAAPLLCAGLIGYRAFSLTNDAHRIGLYGFGASAHIIAQLATGLGCEIAAFTKPGDVKGQGFALSLGCIWAGGSDEAAPFELDAAIIFAPVGSLVPTALAAIRKGGTVVCAGIHMSDIPAFPYALIWGERQVRSVANLTRADGESFFAAVGEIKVEAQVERFALEDANVALDRLRRGDIVGAAVLIMQTDQERGE, encoded by the coding sequence ATGACGAGAACCTTGATGATCAATGGGCACCCGCGATTGGACCGCGACAGGACTACGATGCGCGCCATGCAGTTCGATGGAGGTGGCAGCGGGCTCCACATGATTGAGCGGGCGATCCCTGAACCGGGCCCGGACGAAATCCTGATCGAAGTCGCTGCGTGCGGCGTTTGCCGAACCGATCTTCACATTCTTGACCGCGATATTGAGGGCAAAATCCCCATCGTTCCTGGCCATGAGATCGTCGGCAAAGTGATCGAAACAGGCGAAGATGTCAGCCGGTTCAGCCTTGGAGATCGCGTCGGCGTGCCATGGCTCGGTTCTACATGCGGCCAATGCCGCTACTGCATGACCCACATGGAGAACCTGTGCGACGATCCCGGATTCACCGGCTTCACCGTGGATGGAGGTTACGCAACGCATGCGGTGGCGCGGGCCGATTACTGTATCGCTCTGCCGCCCGGTCTTGACGATGCCCACGCTGCACCGCTGCTATGCGCAGGTTTGATTGGATACCGGGCATTTTCACTCACCAATGATGCGCATCGGATCGGCCTCTATGGCTTTGGCGCATCGGCGCACATCATCGCGCAATTGGCCACGGGCCTTGGCTGCGAGATCGCCGCATTCACAAAACCTGGTGATGTAAAGGGGCAAGGTTTCGCACTTTCTTTGGGGTGCATATGGGCTGGCGGTTCGGATGAAGCCGCGCCTTTCGAACTGGATGCGGCGATCATCTTCGCGCCGGTTGGCTCGCTTGTCCCGACCGCGCTCGCCGCCATCCGAAAGGGCGGTACTGTCGTATGCGCGGGGATCCATATGAGCGACATTCCTGCGTTCCCCTACGCGCTGATATGGGGGGAGAGACAAGTCCGCTCAGTAGCCAACCTTACCCGTGCTGATGGGGAGTCGTTCTTCGCTGCGGTTGGCGAGATCAAGGTTGAAGCACAGGTCGAGCGGTTTGCTCTTGAGGATGCGAATGTCGCATTGGACCGGCTCAGGCGCGGCGACATCGTCGGTGCGGCGGTGCTGATAATGCAGACAGATCAGGAGCGGGGGGAGTGA
- a CDS encoding two-component system sensor histidine kinase NtrB → MSLWKGVELHAVIDTVPDAMVIADEEGRIRSFSKGAEKMFGYCEAEVLGKNIALLMPSPDRERRGGYMRRNQETQIPQIIGIGRVTTARSSDGTTFPINLSLSEIKVDGTSGYVAFIRDLTESRETERELHTLQSELAHVSRISSIGGMATSLAHELNQPLTAVTNYANSASDLLKDPSEENLALVREALDECAQEALRAGQIVHRLRDFISRGETERHIVSLSRLVKEASALALMNGDGKKVDFETVLDPDLDEVLVDPVQIQQVVLNLIRNALEAMLESPHKRLIISSWPGKPGFVELIVADSGPGLEPHIADRLFHPFNTSKESGMGLGLSICHTIITAHGGKIAAKPSELGGTAFHITLPLASQGDDDG, encoded by the coding sequence ATGTCGCTTTGGAAGGGGGTTGAATTACATGCCGTAATCGACACCGTTCCCGATGCGATGGTTATTGCCGACGAAGAAGGCCGGATTCGATCCTTTAGCAAGGGAGCCGAAAAGATGTTCGGCTATTGCGAAGCGGAGGTTTTGGGCAAAAATATCGCCCTGCTCATGCCGTCCCCCGACCGGGAAAGACGCGGTGGCTATATGCGCCGCAATCAAGAGACCCAAATCCCGCAAATTATCGGGATCGGGCGCGTCACGACAGCCCGCAGCAGCGACGGAACTACCTTTCCGATCAACCTTTCGCTTAGCGAGATAAAGGTCGATGGCACATCAGGGTATGTCGCGTTTATCCGCGATCTGACGGAAAGCCGGGAGACCGAGCGCGAGCTGCATACTCTGCAAAGCGAACTCGCCCATGTCTCGCGTATCTCTTCAATCGGCGGCATGGCGACATCGCTGGCGCACGAGCTCAACCAACCGCTGACCGCAGTTACCAATTATGCGAATTCCGCCAGCGATTTGCTAAAAGATCCGAGCGAGGAAAATCTCGCGCTCGTCAGGGAGGCGCTTGACGAATGTGCGCAAGAGGCACTGCGCGCTGGACAGATAGTTCACCGGTTGCGCGATTTCATATCGCGGGGCGAAACCGAACGCCACATTGTCAGTCTCAGCAGGCTGGTGAAGGAGGCGTCGGCGCTCGCCCTGATGAATGGCGATGGCAAGAAAGTCGATTTTGAGACGGTGCTTGATCCGGATCTTGACGAAGTTCTCGTCGATCCGGTTCAAATTCAGCAAGTTGTTCTCAACCTGATCCGCAACGCGCTCGAGGCGATGCTGGAATCGCCGCACAAGCGATTGATTATCAGTTCATGGCCGGGAAAACCGGGCTTCGTCGAACTGATCGTAGCTGACAGCGGCCCCGGACTGGAGCCTCATATCGCAGACCGGCTTTTTCACCCGTTCAACACCAGCAAGGAAAGCGGGATGGGATTGGGCCTGTCAATTTGCCACACCATTATCACTGCGCATGGCGGAAAGATCGCGGCCAAGCCGTCTGAACTGGGCGGAACCGCCTTTCACATTACCCTTCCTTTGGCATCGCAAGGAGATGACGATGGCTGA
- a CDS encoding response regulator transcription factor, with product MADYPIYLVDDDDSVRRSVGFMLKTSGHQVESYVDGAHFIKESRSLEPGCVLLDVQMPEMDGLEVQQELKNRGLPFPVIVMTGHGDVDVAVKAMKAGAIDFIEKPFAKETMLEAVAEGFDRIENSNVRSTRREEAKLLLNGLTARERDVLDGLVTGYPNKTIGYDLGISARTVEIHRANLMRKLEVNNLSDLLRIAFAAGLGETEE from the coding sequence ATGGCTGATTATCCAATCTATCTGGTCGATGACGACGATTCAGTCCGCCGATCAGTCGGTTTCATGCTCAAGACTTCGGGCCATCAGGTGGAATCCTACGTCGATGGTGCGCACTTCATCAAGGAATCGCGGTCGCTTGAACCAGGCTGTGTGCTGCTGGATGTCCAGATGCCCGAAATGGACGGCCTCGAAGTGCAGCAGGAGCTCAAGAACCGCGGCCTCCCCTTTCCCGTGATAGTCATGACCGGTCACGGCGATGTCGATGTCGCAGTGAAAGCCATGAAAGCGGGAGCGATCGATTTCATCGAAAAGCCATTTGCCAAGGAAACCATGCTCGAAGCGGTCGCTGAGGGTTTCGACAGAATTGAGAATTCGAATGTACGCAGCACTAGGCGCGAAGAGGCAAAGCTGTTGCTGAATGGCCTGACCGCGCGCGAGCGAGATGTGCTTGATGGACTGGTCACAGGCTACCCCAACAAGACGATCGGATACGATCTCGGCATAAGCGCGCGGACCGTTGAAATCCACCGCGCCAATCTGATGCGCAAACTTGAAGTCAACAATTTGTCAGACCTACTGCGCATCGCTTTCGCGGCAGGATTGGGCGAGACCGAGGAGTAG
- a CDS encoding universal stress protein has translation MKSILLHVADDPCLEARVQTALDLGRSFGAHITFLQPIAYIYSIPIDVYGMSVADMMPEMRAVAGEFRQKLEERLKSEDVRWDWVTVEGPADARILSMVNTFDLLVLGACDPFAHDNHHSSLVADMAVHAHTPVLVVPSEQNGFDCSRPAIVAWDGSAEASRALRAAVPILQRAQSVHLVSVDEDEPGKPYDLPAISGAEYLSRHEIESELVEMHRNELDIAECITNAARGREAGLIVMGAYGRSRLRQNLLGGVTRDMITDPELPLFMHH, from the coding sequence ATGAAATCGATCTTGCTTCATGTGGCCGATGATCCCTGTCTTGAGGCGCGGGTCCAGACCGCTCTTGATCTAGGCAGAAGCTTCGGCGCTCATATTACTTTTCTTCAACCGATAGCTTACATCTACTCCATCCCGATCGACGTTTACGGGATGTCTGTTGCCGATATGATGCCGGAGATGCGGGCGGTTGCGGGCGAATTCCGTCAGAAACTCGAAGAGCGGCTCAAGAGTGAAGACGTCAGGTGGGATTGGGTAACCGTCGAGGGGCCAGCGGATGCGCGCATTCTCTCGATGGTCAACACCTTCGACTTGCTCGTGCTGGGCGCTTGCGATCCTTTTGCACACGATAACCATCATTCGTCATTGGTCGCAGACATGGCAGTGCATGCGCATACGCCGGTTCTGGTGGTCCCCAGCGAGCAAAACGGCTTCGATTGTTCAAGACCCGCGATCGTAGCGTGGGATGGATCGGCAGAGGCCTCGCGCGCCTTGCGGGCCGCCGTTCCGATATTGCAGCGCGCGCAGTCGGTACACCTTGTCAGTGTTGATGAAGATGAACCAGGCAAACCATACGATTTGCCGGCGATCAGCGGCGCAGAATATCTTTCGCGCCATGAGATCGAAAGCGAGTTGGTCGAGATGCATCGAAATGAGCTCGACATAGCGGAATGTATCACGAACGCGGCCCGCGGACGCGAAGCCGGTCTTATTGTGATGGGGGCGTATGGTCGCTCCCGCCTGCGCCAGAATCTGCTTGGCGGCGTGACGCGTGACATGATCACAGATCCCGAATTGCCGCTTTTTATGCATCATTGA
- the lptB gene encoding LPS export ABC transporter ATP-binding protein: MEDKVAAALELIDVHKSFGQQPVLNGLSMQVSEGEIVGLFGRDGAGKTIAFYCILGLMKPTSGRVVWRGDDITRLPFYRRAILGLGYLPEQSSIFRGMTVAQNIEVMLETVEPDPVRRSERLERLLADLRIAHLRDASAKSLSGGERRRCEVARALALEPAIMILDEPFAGIDPLTIASIKEMILSMKARGIGVLLTDQNVREMTAIIDRAYVIDAGTTIFSGTPSAMLRDDAVIAHYLGRKDD; this comes from the coding sequence TTGGAGGACAAGGTTGCAGCAGCGCTCGAATTGATCGACGTCCACAAATCTTTCGGACAGCAACCAGTGCTCAATGGGCTTTCGATGCAGGTGTCTGAAGGGGAGATAGTCGGGCTGTTTGGCCGCGATGGGGCGGGCAAGACTATAGCTTTCTATTGTATTCTCGGCCTGATGAAGCCCACCTCCGGCAGGGTCGTGTGGCGCGGAGATGATATCACGCGGCTGCCGTTCTATCGCCGCGCGATTTTGGGGTTGGGCTACCTGCCAGAACAAAGTTCGATCTTTCGCGGCATGACTGTTGCCCAGAACATCGAGGTGATGTTGGAAACGGTTGAGCCTGACCCTGTTCGGCGCAGCGAAAGGCTGGAACGCTTGCTGGCGGACCTGCGGATCGCGCACCTGCGCGATGCCTCGGCAAAGTCGCTTTCGGGAGGCGAGCGGCGGCGCTGCGAAGTGGCAAGAGCGCTCGCGCTGGAACCTGCCATCATGATCCTGGATGAGCCGTTTGCCGGGATCGACCCGCTCACCATCGCGAGCATAAAAGAGATGATCCTGTCCATGAAGGCCCGCGGTATAGGGGTGCTGTTAACCGATCAGAATGTGCGCGAAATGACTGCAATTATCGACCGCGCCTATGTGATTGACGCAGGTACGACGATTTTCTCGGGCACGCCGTCTGCAATGTTGCGGGATGACGCTGTGATTGCGCATTATCTGGGTCGCAAGGACGACTGA
- a CDS encoding bactofilin family protein produces the protein MATKFLQVRSYILLGLLSISLVLLAPFSSAQETAPDQDGAQSPQVEQDMVFAADQDVQLDAKSTDDVFAAGSTVTVQGAQADHLIIAGGEISVRDVSSNDLIAAGGEIDFARGAIADDIVAAGGDIEIGPDFTLGGSAVLMGGSVRIDAPVPGDLRVTSGSIIVNSAIGGSARLAGDTIEIGPNARIAGDLEYRSENLVMRPGAVVEGETRILPVDDTYGAEEFGKAAGSMFLMLGISILISYFVVVLALVFAAPALMRATSRMMREQPWKSLGLGLLIAVIVPLLGVLFLWTAVAAPIALLLLTASIAITPIALAATAYFAGDSARRFLTNAKEDAAGIGARLLWPGLGALVIFALTLIPIAGLIIWFFAMLFGLGAVVNSTAKALAK, from the coding sequence ATGGCGACGAAATTTTTGCAGGTACGATCATATATTCTGTTGGGGCTGCTATCCATATCGTTGGTATTGCTCGCTCCGTTCTCGTCGGCGCAGGAAACCGCCCCAGACCAAGACGGGGCTCAATCGCCGCAGGTTGAACAGGATATGGTCTTTGCCGCAGATCAGGACGTGCAGCTCGATGCCAAATCAACCGATGACGTGTTCGCTGCTGGCAGCACAGTGACGGTGCAGGGCGCACAAGCCGACCATCTCATTATCGCTGGCGGGGAAATCTCAGTCCGCGACGTCAGCTCCAATGATTTGATTGCTGCCGGCGGTGAGATCGATTTTGCGAGAGGCGCGATCGCGGACGATATTGTTGCTGCCGGCGGTGACATTGAAATCGGCCCCGATTTCACACTTGGCGGATCGGCGGTTCTGATGGGAGGCAGCGTACGGATCGATGCGCCGGTTCCAGGCGATCTTAGGGTGACAAGTGGCAGCATCATCGTGAATTCCGCGATCGGAGGATCTGCACGTCTGGCTGGCGATACGATCGAGATTGGCCCCAATGCCCGCATTGCCGGTGATCTGGAATATCGTAGCGAAAATCTGGTCATGCGGCCGGGTGCTGTAGTTGAGGGCGAGACACGCATTCTACCGGTCGATGATACTTATGGTGCAGAGGAGTTCGGCAAGGCGGCTGGATCGATGTTTCTCATGCTGGGTATCTCGATCCTCATCAGCTATTTTGTGGTTGTGCTGGCGCTCGTCTTCGCTGCACCGGCGCTTATGCGGGCAACATCCCGGATGATGCGGGAACAACCGTGGAAGAGCCTGGGTCTGGGCCTCTTGATTGCGGTAATCGTGCCGCTGCTTGGCGTCCTTTTCCTTTGGACAGCAGTGGCCGCGCCGATTGCATTGCTACTGCTCACAGCGAGCATTGCCATTACACCGATTGCACTGGCTGCGACTGCCTATTTCGCGGGAGACAGCGCGCGCCGGTTTCTCACCAATGCCAAAGAAGACGCGGCAGGGATTGGCGCGCGCCTGCTTTGGCCCGGACTGGGAGCTTTGGTGATATTCGCGCTTACTTTGATCCCGATTGCGGGCCTGATAATCTGGTTCTTTGCAATGTTGTTTGGCCTCGGTGCAGTGGTGAACAGCACGGCCAAGGCATTGGCGAAATAG
- a CDS encoding TonB-dependent receptor domain-containing protein, with product MKTQLKSTIARSVLCIAMMAAPAAAMAQTQAETAGDAEAQPGNNNIIVTGSLIRGTPEDAALPVDVFTADDLAQQGVDSPLEFIKNLPSVGAVLGDSNQFSTSAQGFRGVGSINLRGLGATRTLTLLNGKRTIATPGEGFADTQFMPLFALERIEILKDGAGSTYGSDAIAGVANFITRSQFTGVELKGDYTFISGSDNDYNISGLAGFEMGNANLVVGAGWQKRSELPTTARDYTATDYAVNPSAYSALSTPGLVAVTYFDTTGAGINTQVRPDVGCTQLGGFQDGGICRFTYVPYDNITEDTDRYQAFAQFTTDLSDSVTFQVDALWARTEVKSFNQSPAFPPTQGPNGSGFLSAFTTSPANPGLPAFLDQVGLPQSSATAPIVAVTNVLFRPFGYLGNPLDPERGASDGFAVNDGWRVSGGFDIELNDSLTLDIDGTFWESKRRQTSQGIVGSRLQSALNGLGGPNCTGNTPGANGCLFFNPFTNAGPRNPALNITNPFYVPGAENSAELVNFIQINNGVTEEETQFVFDVVLSGETGVELGGGPLAFAVGAQYRDNDYSTRPVNDESNANINPCFIEGDLSCVGTPTEGVGPFIFLGVFRPVNLQQSVYAVFAELAAPISDRLELSGAIRFEDYGDPIGSTINPKGSVRFEATDWLTLRGSVGTTFRGPLASNVDANSVTALQGFTAAGGNFKSLDIFGNPNDLGPETALTYNVGAIISTGFGGGTRVTLSADYWAINLKDRITTTPGDAIASLVANGQTTGTLPVDCSSPLVDLITFSGNQCDQNTTGIDISRVRTDFVNGPDVDIAGLDFALNVDIPIGETLMFSFGGNAVYNLKYEFDDFELRGVVVQPSYDAVGFGNYFRDPDTLPEWRANGFANLNFDPVNVRYSVTHIDSVFDDRCLNVDPCFQTSQGPTDYGIVSGSYTQHDIAVTLDLDVAGAEVQLQGSIENFTNEAPAAAQLPLGFNPFIGNAIGRNYRLSLRTRF from the coding sequence ATGAAAACTCAACTCAAAAGCACCATAGCGCGCAGCGTCCTTTGTATTGCAATGATGGCGGCACCAGCCGCCGCGATGGCACAGACTCAGGCCGAAACTGCGGGGGACGCGGAAGCTCAGCCGGGCAATAATAACATTATTGTGACCGGGTCTCTCATCCGGGGAACGCCCGAAGACGCAGCGCTGCCGGTTGATGTTTTCACGGCGGATGATCTTGCGCAACAAGGCGTCGATAGCCCTCTTGAGTTTATCAAGAATTTGCCATCGGTTGGCGCAGTTTTGGGTGATTCCAATCAGTTTTCTACGTCAGCACAGGGCTTTCGCGGAGTTGGCTCTATCAACTTGCGCGGTCTGGGCGCGACACGGACGCTTACGCTTTTGAATGGTAAGCGGACCATCGCAACTCCTGGTGAGGGATTTGCGGATACGCAGTTTATGCCTCTTTTTGCACTCGAACGGATCGAGATTCTGAAGGATGGTGCAGGCTCGACATATGGTTCTGATGCGATTGCGGGTGTGGCGAACTTCATCACGCGAAGCCAGTTCACCGGCGTTGAATTGAAAGGTGATTATACCTTCATCAGCGGGTCGGATAACGATTACAACATCAGCGGTCTTGCCGGTTTCGAAATGGGCAACGCCAATCTGGTGGTTGGTGCCGGTTGGCAGAAACGCTCGGAACTGCCGACGACAGCCCGCGATTACACCGCCACCGATTATGCTGTTAATCCGTCCGCTTACTCGGCGCTGAGCACGCCCGGTCTTGTGGCTGTGACCTATTTCGATACGACAGGCGCAGGAATAAACACGCAGGTGCGGCCCGATGTCGGGTGCACACAGCTTGGCGGATTTCAGGATGGGGGAATTTGCCGGTTCACGTATGTTCCGTATGACAACATCACAGAAGACACAGACCGCTATCAAGCGTTTGCGCAGTTCACCACTGATCTAAGCGATAGCGTGACGTTTCAGGTGGATGCGCTTTGGGCGCGGACAGAAGTGAAGTCTTTCAATCAGTCACCTGCTTTCCCGCCAACCCAAGGCCCGAACGGTTCAGGTTTCCTGTCTGCATTCACCACTTCGCCGGCCAACCCTGGTCTGCCAGCGTTCCTTGACCAAGTCGGTTTGCCGCAATCTTCGGCAACTGCGCCTATCGTCGCTGTGACCAATGTTCTGTTCCGTCCGTTTGGCTATCTGGGTAATCCATTGGATCCCGAACGCGGCGCCAGCGACGGATTTGCAGTCAATGATGGCTGGCGTGTCAGCGGCGGTTTCGACATTGAACTGAATGACAGCCTGACGCTTGATATCGACGGCACATTTTGGGAATCAAAGCGTCGCCAGACCTCTCAGGGTATCGTGGGGTCAAGGCTTCAGTCTGCGCTCAACGGTCTGGGCGGTCCAAATTGTACCGGCAACACGCCGGGGGCCAATGGCTGCCTGTTCTTTAATCCGTTCACCAATGCCGGGCCGCGCAACCCTGCATTGAATATCACCAACCCGTTTTACGTTCCGGGTGCCGAAAATTCGGCTGAGCTCGTCAATTTTATCCAGATCAACAACGGCGTAACCGAAGAAGAAACCCAGTTTGTCTTTGACGTTGTTCTTTCCGGTGAAACCGGAGTGGAGCTGGGGGGTGGTCCGCTCGCCTTTGCTGTGGGCGCTCAATATCGTGACAACGATTACAGCACCCGGCCGGTAAACGACGAATCCAATGCGAACATCAACCCGTGTTTCATCGAAGGTGATCTTAGCTGCGTAGGCACTCCTACCGAAGGTGTCGGACCGTTCATATTCCTCGGAGTTTTTCGGCCGGTCAATCTGCAGCAAAGCGTTTACGCGGTGTTTGCAGAGCTTGCTGCGCCGATAAGTGATCGGTTGGAATTGAGCGGTGCCATTCGGTTTGAGGATTATGGCGATCCGATTGGCTCCACGATCAATCCGAAAGGATCGGTGCGGTTCGAGGCGACCGATTGGCTGACCCTTCGCGGATCAGTGGGCACCACCTTCCGCGGACCGTTGGCGTCCAATGTGGATGCGAACAGCGTCACAGCGCTTCAAGGGTTCACTGCCGCTGGCGGTAACTTCAAATCCCTCGATATCTTTGGCAATCCCAACGATCTGGGACCAGAAACTGCGCTTACATACAATGTCGGTGCAATCATCAGCACAGGCTTTGGAGGCGGAACTCGCGTCACCTTAAGCGCCGATTATTGGGCCATCAATCTCAAGGACCGGATCACAACGACACCCGGCGATGCGATTGCCAGCTTGGTCGCCAACGGGCAAACCACCGGCACGCTTCCGGTTGATTGTTCCAGCCCGCTGGTTGATCTGATCACGTTCAGCGGCAATCAGTGCGACCAAAACACAACGGGTATCGATATCAGCCGCGTCAGAACGGATTTCGTCAACGGACCTGACGTTGATATCGCCGGTCTCGATTTCGCGCTGAATGTTGATATTCCGATTGGCGAGACCTTGATGTTCTCGTTTGGCGGAAATGCTGTCTACAACCTGAAATACGAGTTCGATGATTTCGAATTGCGCGGCGTAGTGGTTCAACCATCCTATGATGCAGTTGGCTTCGGCAACTATTTCAGGGATCCCGATACTCTGCCGGAATGGCGGGCGAATGGTTTTGCAAACCTCAATTTCGATCCGGTCAATGTGCGTTACTCTGTGACCCATATCGACAGTGTGTTCGATGATCGCTGTCTCAACGTCGATCCCTGCTTCCAAACATCGCAGGGTCCGACCGATTATGGCATCGTGAGCGGATCCTATACGCAGCACGATATCGCGGTCACACTCGACCTCGATGTTGCCGGCGCCGAGGTGCAATTGCAGGGCTCAATCGAAAACTTCACAAACGAAGCGCCTGCTGCTGCGCAATTGCCGCTCGGCTTTAATCCGTTCATCGGCAATGCGATTGGACGGAATTACAGGCTGTCTCTCCGCACTCGTTTCTAA